Below is a genomic region from Rosa chinensis cultivar Old Blush chromosome 5, RchiOBHm-V2, whole genome shotgun sequence.
acaggtatttggtctggtagtgctaaccccaccaagtgaaagcctgtaggacataaatgagtctttgtcagaaagcgtaatgagaagaatgaagtcctgaggtacaaggctcgccttgtggcgcaaggtttctcacaacgccctagaattgactacgaggagacatactctcccgtaatggacgttataacgttctgctacttagttagcttagtaatttctgaaggactggaaatgcagctcatggatgtagttactgcatatctctatggggatctatattcagagatatatatgaaaaatgcctgatggccttacattacccaagtcaagtgactctaaaccacagagtgcgtttgcaattaagttgaaacgctcactttacggattgaaacaatccgggcggatgtggtatacccgtctaagtgactacttgattgggaagggatataagaacgatgaagtatgcccctgcgtattcataaagaaaacaagtttcggatttgcaattgtagttgtatatgtcgatgatatgaacataataggtactcttgatgaaataagagaaaccgcgagctacttgaaatccgaatttgagatgaaggatcttgggaaaactcgattctatctaggccttgaactagaacaccgagtttgtggaatactaatccaccagtctgcgtatgtctaAAAGTCAGGCAATtcaacatggacaaagcgcatcctgctagcacttccatgatcggtcgaagattggatgcaaagaaatatccatttcgtccaaaggaagatgacgaagaggtgttgggagctgaaattccctatctaagtgcaataggcgcattattgtacttagcccaatgtactagaccagacattgcattctcagtgaacttgttagctagatttagctcagcgccaacgcagcgtcattggaatggtatcaagaacattttcctatacctaaaaggaaccattgacttgggactgttctttccctacagagagacaagagagaccgcagatggaactgcaatcgctaaaggaaatgttgatggcaaaagcgccactcactacaccaaaacgccaaataacgttttggttggttttgctgatactgggtacctctctgacccacataaagatcgtttccaaactggttatgtatttaccattggtaacacgacgatatcttggggatcaaccaagcaaactcttgtggctacctcctcaaatcacttagagatcattgctctacatgaggcagttcatgagtgtgtatggttaagagctatcatcacacatattcgagggactagtggtttgagttctaccactgaagagcctacttgcatttagcatttatgaagataatgcagcttgcatcgaacagatgaagctaggatatatcaagggtaataatacaaaacacatatcgccaaagtttttctacaatcagcaacaacaggtcctcctcaagattcaagtgaatcaagtaaggtctgaggaaaatgtggcagatttgttcaccaaatcactgcctaaggacacatttgagaaacatgtgaaaagcataggaatgcgaagactttccaagctcccttgattaatgtaagtatcagggggaggtgtagacgtcagagggagtctaacacacatgtcatactgaaatgtaaaaggtgcattgtgctcttttccttagaccaaggtgtattttttgtcccacagggtttttattgttacttggcaaggtttttagtgaggcaacaactcatgcaccatttcaccTTTGACTTGGCATAAGGGGgactgttaaaggaaaaacacattatgtgccttcgtcaaagtgattaacggagagggaatcaagcaattagcaattaccatcaatcagcatggattacggaccaatcagtagttaatgtcatcattgtaattgttctttccgttgtaattctctctctatataaaggagctatgaaatgaaatgaaatgaaatgaaatgagtaaaccaattccaattgtcattttacttttacacacacacacacacacacacatatatatatagatcctatccagagcgaggcatcgctttgaaattttaaagcgaggttagggtttagggtcacttttcggtcgcatatccacatctcaaccgttcagtttctaggtactaatgtatagatcatctctgccaaatttcagccaaattgatggtcgttaaggcattgataactgccttaaagctagtacggttcaggttggacagattcagttcgtccattggtttaagcgagtttgataccttaaagaccatcaatttcgttgaaattttgcagagatgatctatacattagtacctaaaaactgaacggttgagatgtggatatgggaccgaaaagtgaccctaaaccctaacctcgctctgaaatttcaaagcgatgtcTCGTTCTGGATATGATCTGTATTGGAGAAAGTTGTCAAAGGCTGTCATATCTAATTGGTTGAATTACCTTTCGACATATCCATATCCATATCCAATATAGCAATATTGCGTGGAATACCAGTCAAACTATATGATCTGTCCCATATCCAGAGCGAgacatcgctttgaaatttcagagcgaggttagggtttagggtcacttttcggtcccatatccacatctcaaccgttcagtttttaggtactaatgtatagatcatctctgcaaaatttcaacgaaattgatggtctttaaggtatctaactcgcttaaaccaatggacgaactgaatctgtccaacctgaaccgtactagctttaaggcagttatcaatgccttaacgatcatcaatttggctgaaattttgtagagatgatctatacattagtacatagaaactgaacggttaagatgtggatatgcgaccgaaaagtgaccctaaaccctaacctcgctctgaaatttcaaagcgatgccttgctctagataggatctgtatatatatatatatatatatatatatatatatatatatatatatatatatatagtttgacTGGTGTTCCACGCAATATTGCTATATTGGATTTGGATATGGATATGTCGAAAGGTAATTCAACCAATTAGATATGACAGCCTTTGACAACTTTCTCCAATTGTACATGTTCTTTGGAGAAAGATTAAAACATAGGTGAGGTTGCCGAAAAACTGATGACAATGGCGGTGCATATTTGGAAGGCGGTCAGAGCGGGTGGTTGGATTcgctttcatttttttctttatttttcaattttattatgatttttttgtTCTCATTTTGTTAATTGTAATAGGAGACGAAGTTGGTAGTTTATGACATAAAAATAGAATGTAGGCTAGGGgtgtgaaaaaaaattaatatggtGCCAATCGCCGCAATTTTCTCTGGTTTTGACAAACTCGTGCCCACAGTATCTTTCCTAGCAACGTGTCTGGTGCTTAATATTTGTCTTCTGTTCAACTTGAAAGCAACCCGGAATCTGACTTTTGCACTAGATCCAAGAACAAAAACGTGAATGAGAAAACTAAAGCTCACAAGCAGCTAATGTGGGACTATGGGCACCCACTCTCTTGATGTGTTTTGGTTCTTTTTGACAGATGTGTTTTTATTCTTCAATAAATGTGATGGCAAGACTGCAACTAAACACATCACAGTAAATCGAGGTAAACCCTCGCTTGAAAGAGATTGAAATCCTCTGGAAAGGGAGCCTCGAAAGTTCTATTAATGGTCTGGTTTCATTGACCGTTTCTCCCGTATGGAAATGACTGGTCAGACAGGATATTGAGAGCTCCCAAAAGGTACATACCAATTATAgcattgagatttttttttttttttgaaaagattatAGCATTGAGATTGCTTGCTACTTATGTTTTATCATCTGTATATAAAATGGCCAAGAAGACTTGACCCTGCAGGAACCAAAAAACAGTTATACTAATTTAAGTATATATGGCACTCCCTCGCACCCTCCTCTTGGGTTTCCTTCTTGTTCTTGGCTGTGCTGTGACGACTAGTAGATCGACCAACTCTAAGCAATGTGACAATGCTTCCCTCAACCGGAGCAGTTTTCCAGCAGGATTCATATTTGGGACAGCTTCGGCAGCTTACCAGGTACGTACATGCATCttgaatctatatatatatggccagATCTATGGAGAGGACATCCCTGAAGAGATTAATTTTTTGTGAAGCTCCCCTTTTCGATTGTAGTTTAGTCATGCAACTGTTGCTACTTTAATTCCTTCTGTAATAATCATTCGATCAAATCGAAAGTTCGAAACCATATAGCCGCCCTTGGGGTTAGCCACTTAACCGAAATGATGACAAAGGGTGGGGAATCGAGTACTAAAGATCAATTAGGCTACACTAGGGCTCCCTCgaatgtaacaaaaaaaaaaagcaatcgAAAACATGTAGCAAATAATTGATTTGGCGCGGGCACTAAATTTTTTTCCAAATCATTCTGTATGTGACTGATGTTTTACATGAAGACTCGCATAAAACACAGAGAGTGAAAGTGGTTCTATGATGAAATCGTGTGGTTGTTGGAAAGAGGGAGATTTGCAAAAAATCATTTTGGTCCTTTATCAGACAGGCGTATATAGAATTATAGATAATTAGATATGCCTACCCattaatttttgtttgaatttcagTATGAAGGTGCTGCAAAAGAAGGGGGTCGAGGACCAAGTATATGGGACACATACACTCACAAGCATCCAggttcttttcttttatatCGATGCCTGATTGTTGAAATCAGAATTGCTTGAAAACAATTAGCCAAGTTACTGGATCTTAGGTCCCTAGGCCCAATTGCAGGGCTCTAGGTTCCCAAATCCTGGATGCTTCTTCTCGGGACTAGGGTCCGAAATCCAAGGTTCCAATTCAGTCATTTGTTTAGGGTCCGAATTGGGTGACCCGATTATATTACAATGAACTAGGCGCTTTTGTGTATGTGACATAGTCGATTCATATTTCAATTTCTTATTACAATCGATGATTGTCTTCTAAAATATATGCTGCGTTGTGATTATTGGGACAAAAATCAGAGAAGATCTTTGACCACAGCACTGGAGATGTGGCTATTGATCAATATCATCGCTATAAGGTACAAAGCACATGGTGGATTCTGTGGAAGTTTGAACTATGAATACTGTGTCATCCCATATTTATATCATATTTTATCACCATTGTTCTCTAATCATTTTCGGTAGGAAGATGTTCGGACTATGAAGGACCTAGGTTTCGATGCTTACAGACTCTCATTCTCATGGTCCAGACTGTTACCAAGTAAGAGAACAATGGATCTTTATAATTACATCAATCTTTTAGTGATTGAAATTATATTTCTGATCTAACCTTTTTGACTTTTCGATTGAACTGATTTTTGTAAGTAACTAGCTATTACTATTTCAAAGTGGTAGAACTATTTTATTTGTAGGAGCAGGAAGAGGAGAACTAAAGAAACTCTTAAATAATTATCAGACATTTTACCCACCTTGCAACCATATCCTTCCAGAACGCCAACTTCTTTAATCAATAACGAGAAATTTATTTGAGGTTGCCTTGATGCATTGaaatattgttttttattttttcaaaattaaCTTGGTTCATGATATTGATCAGATGGAAAGCTAAGTGGGGGTGTCAACAAGGAAGGAATCAAATATTACAACAACCTCATCAATGAGCTTCTAGCCAATGGTCATTCTCTCTTCCCATAGATATCATCCACTTAATCTTGCACCATTCAGAAATGAAGATTTAAAATTCATTTTCACTGTTATATCAACTGTTGAATGCAGGTGTGAAGCCTTTTGTCACAATCTTTCATTGGGATCTTCCCCAAGCATTAGAAGATGAATACGGAGGCTTCTTAAATCCAAAAATTGTGTAAGTTGATTGTTCAAATTGGACATATATACCTGCAAATATGTAATGCAATTCTTAATTGATCGGAATTTCTTTGGAATATTTTTATCTCATTCTCTTGTGTTACGCAATGTACAGGAACCATTTTCAGGACTATGCAGAGCTCTGCTTTAAAGAATTCGGTGACAGGGTTAAGCATTGGATCACCTTAAATGAGCCCCATAGCTACAGCCGTAATGGCTATGCAACCGGAAAGTTTGCACCAGGTCGATGTTCTGCTTGGCAAAAACGAAATTGCACCGGTGGGGATTCAGGGACAGAGCCATACTTAGCGTCACATTACCAACTTCTAGCTCATGCAGCCGCTGTAAAGTTGTATAGACACGAGTATCAGGTATAATTTTTCAGTCATCACTACTACTactttaattaattattaattgATATAACCTGTTTCCCATTTTTAATTTGTCAaaattgttgagaatatatacattccacatgggaaaaatgagacattgcttatgagtttataagggtttgggccactctatccattgccaattggttttggatgtgaaccccatattactttatcatggtatcagagcgggttacccatgtgtgcatgcctaaccgccacacgggctccacgtcacccaaaagttgttcacgtgtatggcttgaaaattcgccacacgtgcgggggcgtgttgagaatatacacatcccacatgggaaaaa
It encodes:
- the LOC112167993 gene encoding beta-glucosidase 12, which translates into the protein MALPRTLLLGFLLVLGCAVTTSRSTNSKQCDNASLNRSSFPAGFIFGTASAAYQYEGAAKEGGRGPSIWDTYTHKHPEKIFDHSTGDVAIDQYHRYKEDVRTMKDLGFDAYRLSFSWSRLLPNGKLSGGVNKEGIKYYNNLINELLANGVKPFVTIFHWDLPQALEDEYGGFLNPKIVNHFQDYAELCFKEFGDRVKHWITLNEPHSYSRNGYATGKFAPGRCSAWQKRNCTGGDSGTEPYLASHYQLLAHAAAVKLYRHEYQAKQNGLIGITLVSHWFVPYSDSKQDKAAALRALDFMFGWYMDPMTNGDYPRSMRSLVGNRLPKFTAEQSEMLKGSFDFLGLNYYTGNYAANTPFRNAKDPSYSTDSLANLTAVRNGIPIGRPAASDWLHFYPQGFIEILRYTKKKYNNPLIYITENGWDDRDDPNLSLEEALTDNQRIEYYNRHLDELHKAIKAGVKVKGYFAWSLFDNFEWADGYSCRFGINFVDYKNGLKRHPKLSAAWFKDFLRK